A single window of Undibacterium sp. 5I1 DNA harbors:
- the nusA gene encoding transcription termination factor NusA gives MSREVLLLVDVLAREKNVDEDIVFAALEHALAQATKKRYEGEVDIRVEIDRDTGEYKSYRRWRVVPDDAGLQLPDQEILHFEAVEQYQDIEVDEYIEEPIESVELGRRFAQDTKQVVLQRIRDAEREQILADFLERGDSLVTGTIKRMERGEAVVESGKIEARLPRDQMIPKENLRVGDRVRAYILRIDRNARGPQVILSRTAPEFIMKLFELEVPEIEQGSLVIKSAARDPGIRAKIAVYTSDKRIDPIGTCVGMRGSRVQAVTGELGGERVDIVLWSEDPAQFVIGALAPANVSSIMVDEEKHGMDVVVDDENLAIAIGRSGQNVRLAAELTGWQINIMTAEESASKAEQETAGVRALFMEKLDVDQEVADILVDEGFASLEEIAYVPISEMLEIEAFDEDTVNELRNRARDALLTEAIASEEGVDGVEDALINLEGMSRVTAGKLGLAGIKTLQAFGGLAYDEFGAILALSAERARQLIKDAFEDVTDDEMKLIDAKYDDHAKALLASAWKLVEAQ, from the coding sequence ATGAGTCGCGAAGTTTTATTATTGGTTGATGTGCTGGCGCGTGAGAAAAACGTTGATGAAGATATCGTTTTTGCTGCGTTGGAGCATGCTTTGGCTCAGGCCACAAAGAAGCGCTATGAAGGTGAAGTCGATATTCGCGTAGAAATTGATCGTGATACAGGCGAATATAAATCCTATCGCCGCTGGCGCGTAGTGCCTGATGATGCAGGTTTGCAATTGCCTGATCAGGAAATTTTGCATTTCGAGGCTGTTGAGCAATATCAAGATATCGAAGTCGATGAATACATCGAAGAGCCGATTGAGTCAGTAGAGTTGGGTCGTCGTTTCGCGCAAGATACTAAGCAAGTTGTTTTGCAACGCATCCGTGACGCAGAGCGTGAACAAATTTTGGCTGATTTTCTTGAGCGCGGCGATTCCCTGGTGACTGGCACGATCAAGCGCATGGAGCGTGGTGAGGCCGTTGTTGAGTCTGGCAAGATTGAAGCACGCTTGCCACGAGATCAGATGATTCCTAAAGAGAATTTGCGTGTTGGTGATCGTGTTCGTGCATATATTTTGCGTATCGATCGTAACGCGCGTGGCCCACAAGTTATTTTGTCTCGGACCGCACCAGAATTCATCATGAAGTTGTTCGAGTTGGAAGTGCCAGAAATTGAGCAAGGTTCGTTGGTTATCAAATCTGCCGCACGTGATCCCGGTATACGCGCCAAAATCGCAGTTTATACCAGCGATAAACGTATTGATCCTATCGGCACCTGTGTTGGTATGCGTGGTTCGCGCGTTCAGGCGGTAACTGGTGAGTTGGGCGGCGAACGCGTTGATATCGTACTTTGGTCAGAAGATCCGGCTCAATTTGTTATCGGTGCTCTTGCTCCTGCCAATGTTTCTTCTATCATGGTAGATGAAGAAAAGCATGGTATGGACGTTGTTGTTGATGATGAAAATCTGGCGATTGCCATTGGTCGTAGTGGTCAAAACGTTCGTTTGGCAGCTGAATTAACTGGCTGGCAAATTAATATTATGACGGCGGAAGAATCCGCTAGTAAAGCAGAGCAAGAAACTGCTGGTGTTCGTGCTTTGTTTATGGAGAAGCTAGACGTTGATCAAGAGGTTGCAGATATCTTGGTTGATGAAGGTTTCGCTAGTTTGGAAGAAATAGCTTACGTACCTATCAGTGAAATGCTGGAAATTGAAGCCTTCGATGAAGATACGGTAAATGAGTTGCGCAACCGCGCTAGAGATGCATTGCTCACGGAGGCGATCGCTTCCGAAGAAGGTGTTGATGGTGTCGAGGATGCTTTGATCAACCTGGAAGGTATGAGCCGTGTAACTGCTGGCAAGCTGGGTTTAGCAGGCATTAAGACACTACAGGCTTTTGGTGGTCTGGCGTATGACGAATTTGGAGCGATTTTGGCGCTGTCAGCCGAACGTGCGCGCCAATTAATTAAAGATGCATTTGAAGACGTGACTGATGATGAGATGAAGCTCATCGACGCTAAATATGATGATCATGCCAAGGCTTTGTTAGCTTCAGCATGGAAACTCGTAGAAGCACAATAA
- a CDS encoding helix-turn-helix domain-containing protein has protein sequence MEALLSPKTLAAALGIAEQTIYNRHATGGDLPPVVKLGRLLRFRPADVQHWLNQKQQATAPLTAASPSQASSPRRRGRPTKAEQIIARRKL, from the coding sequence ATGGAAGCACTTCTTTCCCCTAAAACCTTAGCAGCAGCACTAGGCATTGCCGAACAAACGATTTATAACCGTCACGCCACAGGTGGAGACTTACCTCCCGTCGTCAAACTAGGTCGCTTACTCCGCTTCCGACCAGCCGATGTACAACACTGGTTGAACCAGAAGCAGCAAGCAACGGCACCTTTAACAGCAGCTTCACCATCGCAAGCATCAAGTCCACGTCGTCGAGGCCGACCAACCAAGGCCGAACAAATTATAGCTCGCCGCAAACTATGA
- the rimP gene encoding ribosome maturation factor RimP codes for MQLLELIEKTVNGTGYDLVDFERADRGLFRVYIDFLPTDAEKGNITVEDCEKVSHQLSHVLTVENMNYERLEVSSPGLDRPLMKLTDFVRFVGEKATIKLRLPMPGAQNRKTFEGVLHEPQGDKLKLEFEGKDGAAMLEFTLADLDKARLVPQVDFRSRKA; via the coding sequence TTGCAGTTGTTGGAATTGATAGAAAAGACCGTCAATGGCACCGGATACGATCTGGTTGATTTTGAACGGGCAGATCGTGGCTTATTTCGAGTTTATATTGACTTTTTGCCGACAGACGCAGAGAAGGGCAATATCACGGTTGAAGACTGTGAGAAGGTCAGCCACCAACTGTCACATGTATTAACGGTTGAGAATATGAATTACGAGAGGTTGGAAGTTTCTTCTCCTGGTCTTGATAGGCCGTTGATGAAATTGACTGATTTCGTCAGGTTTGTTGGCGAAAAAGCGACTATTAAGTTGCGTTTGCCAATGCCTGGTGCGCAGAATCGCAAAACATTTGAAGGTGTTTTGCATGAGCCTCAAGGTGACAAGCTGAAGTTGGAATTTGAAGGTAAAGACGGTGCGGCAATGCTGGAGTTCACGCTTGCCGATTTGGATAAGGCACGTTTGGTGCCGCAAGTAGATTTTAGGAGCCGCAAAGCATGA
- the istA gene encoding IS21 family transposase — protein MGMYSKVRRLFYRERLSISEIQRRTSLSRNTIKKWLKEAEGTEPKYARPPTVSKIAPFASLIQLALQTDSHRPKKERRTALMLFKELQQAGFTGSYSGVNRYIYAWRDQAAKVTGKSAFVPLKFQLGEAFQFDWSEELLVIGGIHRKILVAHTKLCASRAFWLVAYPTQSHEMLFDAHTRAFTAMGGIARRGIYDNMKTAVDKVMKGKGRIVNARFFAMTAHYLFDPDFCNVASGWEKGIVEKNVQDSRRRIWNDARQERFGSFAELNAWLAVRCKLLWSECRHPDYPELTVADVLEHEQAQLMPMPTPFDGYVELVARVSSTCLVHVHRNRYSVPCYLANHMVSVHLYSEQIAVYAENERVACHLRLFGRDQTSYDWQHYILLAERKPGVLRNGAPFALMPAPLIKLQTTLLRRAGGDRVMAQVLAAIPHHGLDTVIVAVELVLESGATSVEHITNVLVRLSQGDRPDPVATSLQLIEEPVADASRYDSLHQENQHV, from the coding sequence ATGGGAATGTACTCTAAGGTCAGGCGGCTGTTCTACCGAGAACGGCTATCCATTAGCGAAATTCAGCGACGAACCAGCCTGTCGCGCAATACCATCAAGAAGTGGCTTAAAGAAGCCGAAGGGACTGAGCCGAAGTATGCCCGGCCTCCGACTGTCAGTAAAATAGCTCCCTTTGCATCCCTCATTCAGTTAGCGCTACAAACCGACAGCCATCGACCTAAAAAAGAACGTCGTACTGCGCTTATGCTATTTAAGGAACTCCAGCAAGCAGGGTTCACCGGTAGCTACTCGGGTGTCAACCGTTACATTTACGCCTGGCGTGACCAAGCTGCCAAAGTCACTGGTAAATCTGCCTTCGTTCCACTGAAGTTTCAACTCGGCGAAGCATTCCAGTTTGACTGGAGTGAGGAGCTGCTTGTCATTGGTGGCATTCATCGCAAAATCCTTGTAGCACACACTAAGCTGTGCGCCAGCCGTGCCTTTTGGCTGGTGGCTTATCCGACGCAAAGCCACGAAATGCTCTTCGATGCCCATACTCGCGCCTTTACTGCCATGGGTGGTATTGCACGGCGCGGTATCTATGACAACATGAAGACCGCTGTCGATAAAGTCATGAAAGGCAAAGGTCGTATCGTCAATGCACGCTTCTTTGCAATGACAGCCCATTACTTGTTTGACCCCGACTTCTGCAATGTGGCGTCTGGCTGGGAGAAAGGTATTGTTGAGAAGAACGTCCAGGATAGTCGCCGTCGTATCTGGAACGACGCCAGACAGGAACGCTTCGGCAGCTTTGCGGAACTCAATGCATGGCTGGCGGTACGCTGCAAGTTACTCTGGAGTGAATGCCGCCATCCGGATTACCCTGAGTTGACCGTCGCCGACGTGCTGGAACATGAGCAAGCCCAACTCATGCCGATGCCAACACCCTTCGATGGCTATGTCGAACTCGTAGCACGGGTTTCTTCTACTTGCTTAGTTCATGTCCACCGTAATCGTTATTCAGTACCGTGCTATTTGGCCAATCACATGGTCAGTGTTCATCTGTATTCAGAACAGATTGCCGTCTACGCTGAGAATGAGAGGGTTGCATGTCATCTACGACTATTTGGACGTGATCAGACCAGCTATGACTGGCAGCATTACATCCTTCTGGCAGAAAGAAAGCCCGGTGTCTTACGAAACGGTGCACCCTTTGCATTGATGCCGGCGCCTTTAATCAAATTGCAAACCACCTTGCTACGCCGTGCCGGTGGTGATCGCGTCATGGCTCAAGTGTTAGCGGCTATCCCGCACCATGGCCTTGATACCGTCATTGTGGCAGTAGAACTAGTGCTGGAGTCCGGTGCAACCAGTGTTGAACACATCACTAACGTATTGGTGCGATTAAGTCAGGGCGATCGTCCTGACCCCGTCGCCACAAGCTTGCAATTAATCGAAGAGCCGGTAGCCGATGCAAGTCGCTACGACAGCTTACATCAGGAGAATCAGCATGTTTAA
- a CDS encoding pseudouridine synthase, with amino-acid sequence MNTNNPDDIKPNASAEGGDDNAQKPVKRGVRGPRNMRRSRPKADAADSGAVEGVVTAVVDMPGAEIGVEKRKPRAVRPQGDRVQRTDAGSREPRPARLSREGHSENRAPRTPRDEQSGNRAARPSREEQFGNRSAGPNGGAGNSSGNGLNKGRHPSQARGVRPASRPAANSADDVFSFVTSEAFDVAADAGQDKGRGRTSKVVRRDLTADDDAPKLHKVLAEAGLGSRRDMEDLIVAGRVSVNGEPAHIGQRILPTDQVRINGKPIQRKISKKPPRVLVYHKPAGEIVSMSDPEGRQSVFASLPQMKVGKWLAVGRLDYNTEGLLLFTTSGDLANRLMHPRYGIEREYAVRTLGDLEEGMRQKLLAGVELEDGLAQFSKIMDGGGEGVNKWYRVVIGEGRNREVRRMFEAVGLTVSRLIRTRYGVMTLPAGLKRGRWDELEEDAVRSLLKISGLEKAGGDKPAGKEFAARPNGNKAPGRPVNPFDKPQGRFNAPRPEFGGTRNSGGPGRNDAEGKKRSRQPDPMQTALGFPDAGQQRRGGTARGSGQAIGQGIAARRRSKGV; translated from the coding sequence ATGAATACAAATAATCCAGACGATATTAAACCGAATGCATCTGCTGAAGGTGGTGATGATAATGCGCAAAAGCCAGTAAAGCGCGGTGTGCGTGGGCCGCGCAATATGCGCCGATCCCGGCCGAAAGCTGATGCGGCAGATAGTGGTGCGGTTGAGGGCGTTGTGACTGCCGTAGTTGATATGCCAGGTGCTGAAATCGGTGTTGAAAAGCGAAAACCAAGAGCAGTTCGCCCACAGGGTGATCGAGTACAGCGTACTGATGCTGGTTCGCGTGAGCCGCGTCCAGCAAGACTGTCGCGCGAGGGGCATAGCGAAAATCGCGCACCACGCACGCCACGGGATGAGCAAAGCGGCAATCGTGCAGCGCGCCCATCGCGTGAAGAGCAATTTGGCAATCGCTCTGCTGGCCCTAATGGTGGTGCAGGAAATAGCTCCGGTAACGGATTAAATAAAGGTCGTCACCCAAGTCAGGCGCGTGGTGTTCGTCCTGCAAGTCGTCCCGCCGCCAACAGCGCAGATGATGTTTTTTCATTTGTTACATCGGAAGCATTCGACGTTGCTGCAGATGCTGGGCAAGACAAAGGTAGGGGGCGTACAAGTAAAGTAGTGAGACGTGATCTTACTGCGGATGATGATGCTCCAAAATTGCATAAAGTTCTGGCTGAAGCTGGCCTTGGTTCACGTCGTGATATGGAGGATTTGATTGTTGCTGGACGCGTATCTGTGAATGGTGAGCCTGCACATATCGGTCAACGTATTCTTCCAACTGATCAGGTTCGGATTAACGGTAAACCAATTCAACGCAAAATTAGTAAAAAACCACCTCGTGTCTTGGTTTACCACAAGCCGGCGGGTGAAATTGTAAGTATGAGTGATCCGGAGGGGCGTCAATCCGTATTCGCCAGTTTGCCGCAAATGAAGGTCGGTAAGTGGCTGGCGGTAGGGCGTCTTGATTACAACACGGAAGGTTTGTTGTTATTCACGACCTCTGGTGATTTGGCGAATCGGCTTATGCATCCACGCTACGGTATTGAGCGCGAATATGCTGTGCGCACTTTAGGTGACTTGGAAGAAGGAATGCGCCAAAAGCTGCTCGCTGGTGTCGAGCTTGAAGATGGTTTAGCACAATTCTCCAAAATTATGGATGGCGGTGGCGAAGGTGTAAATAAGTGGTATCGCGTTGTCATCGGTGAGGGGCGTAATCGCGAGGTGCGTCGTATGTTTGAGGCTGTAGGTTTGACGGTGTCGCGTCTGATTCGTACTCGTTACGGTGTAATGACTTTGCCCGCAGGTTTAAAGCGTGGTCGTTGGGATGAGCTGGAAGAAGATGCAGTCCGTAGCTTACTGAAAATCAGTGGCTTGGAAAAAGCCGGTGGTGATAAGCCCGCTGGTAAAGAATTCGCGGCACGTCCAAATGGTAACAAGGCACCGGGTCGTCCTGTCAATCCTTTCGATAAGCCACAAGGTCGATTTAACGCGCCGCGCCCTGAGTTTGGTGGCACTCGTAATAGTGGAGGTCCCGGGCGGAATGACGCAGAAGGTAAAAAGCGTAGTCGTCAGCCAGATCCAATGCAGACAGCGCTAGGATTTCCAGATGCTGGCCAGCAGCGACGTGGTGGTACAGCGCGAGGAAGTGGTCAGGCTATAGGTCAGGGGATTGCTGCTCGCAGACGCTCTAAAGGTGTTTGA
- a CDS encoding CPBP family intramembrane glutamic endopeptidase: protein MKHKLSSNFCSSIIKNTSFSLFLGALNWGLFFGLFQIRNIYHSSFAISYSRWWEQADVYDSIAAISLAPIFEELLFRKLLLNALLKKCSSIQAVLISAFLFALAHYTNFYEANFRFDWLGAISHFFMGIVLAIVYLKTKHIIYPIFTHILENLIVLTPKDFLLPSIINNSYFPYITLVCASGILLIKYANVSVINK, encoded by the coding sequence ATGAAGCACAAGCTCAGCTCAAATTTTTGTTCATCCATTATAAAAAATACATCATTCTCTCTATTTTTAGGAGCATTGAATTGGGGATTATTTTTTGGCTTGTTCCAAATTCGGAATATCTATCACTCCTCATTCGCGATATCTTATTCTCGGTGGTGGGAACAAGCTGATGTTTATGATTCTATCGCTGCAATATCACTCGCTCCCATATTTGAGGAGCTTCTTTTTAGAAAACTTCTTCTCAATGCACTTTTAAAAAAATGCTCGAGTATCCAAGCAGTGTTAATCAGTGCCTTTCTATTCGCTTTGGCACACTACACTAATTTTTATGAAGCGAATTTCAGATTTGACTGGCTAGGCGCAATAAGTCATTTTTTTATGGGAATAGTGTTGGCTATCGTGTATTTAAAAACTAAACATATTATTTATCCCATTTTTACCCATATTTTAGAAAATTTAATTGTATTAACCCCTAAAGATTTTTTATTGCCGTCAATTATAAATAACAGTTATTTTCCTTATATTACCTTGGTATGTGCTTCTGGAATTTTGTTGATAAAGTACGCTAATGTTAGCGTAATCAATAAATAA
- a CDS encoding alpha/beta fold hydrolase, producing MQKVTISPDGKIVAMLIESQSTGYLQLFTMDLDSMALKIVAGFSNADVGSYDWVNSQRLVYSAAFHDVAQRDLRFFPGLFAVNRDGTDRIELASPFPGEPRTTGSNIQSQKLTGYTWLISTDKSQQSDDVFVGQFTFSNIQDVKAVKLLRLNTKTGKSKNYSGPDSPTNWLIDESGTPRIAVKNSRGIDTIYYLDPKDTEWHKLTEFSQFDPKGFTPLSFTPDGKLYVISNAGNDTSSLYHYDLAKNTMDKEPLVKLDGYDFSGSLIIDEKKNRVIGVHHLTDASGTTWLDPELKEVQKKIDDLLPGTINRLSFPRGGASTYVVISAFSDTQPISYLLYKRDTGKLSGIGKSRPDIDAKEMSKQMFVHYSAKDGLSIPAYLTLPVGHDKKNLPLIVLVHGGPYVRGSQWGWDPEVQFLASRGYAVLQPEFRGSKGFGTQHLEAGFKQWGLKMQEDIADGARWAIANGYADSKRICIAGASYGGYATLMGLAKNPELFRCGFEWVGVTDINLMFESSWENDMSEEWQKYGMPVMIGDKVNDAAQLRATSPVNIAGQIKQPLLMAYGGADRRVPIKHGKNFRDAIASTNTQVEWIQYSDEGHGWQLVKNRVDFWSHVEKFLEKNLAPE from the coding sequence ATGCAAAAAGTAACAATCTCCCCTGACGGAAAAATCGTCGCAATGCTCATCGAATCTCAAAGTACCGGCTATTTACAGCTATTTACAATGGATTTAGATAGCATGGCTCTAAAAATTGTTGCAGGCTTTTCAAACGCCGACGTCGGTTCTTACGACTGGGTGAATAGCCAGCGGCTAGTTTACAGCGCTGCTTTCCATGATGTGGCACAGCGTGATTTGCGTTTCTTTCCTGGATTGTTTGCGGTGAATCGTGATGGCACCGACCGTATCGAGCTAGCGAGTCCCTTTCCTGGTGAACCTCGGACGACTGGATCTAATATTCAATCACAGAAATTAACAGGTTACACCTGGCTGATATCAACGGATAAAAGTCAACAAAGTGATGATGTGTTTGTTGGTCAATTCACCTTTAGCAACATTCAGGATGTGAAAGCGGTAAAACTGCTGCGATTGAATACTAAAACCGGCAAATCAAAAAATTATTCTGGTCCAGACAGCCCTACTAATTGGCTAATAGACGAGAGCGGAACCCCGCGTATTGCTGTAAAAAATAGTAGGGGCATAGACACTATTTATTACCTTGATCCTAAAGATACCGAATGGCACAAATTAACTGAATTCTCACAATTTGATCCAAAGGGTTTCACGCCGCTCAGTTTTACGCCAGACGGTAAGCTTTACGTAATCAGCAATGCTGGAAATGATACATCCTCGTTGTATCACTATGATTTAGCCAAAAATACGATGGACAAAGAACCGCTGGTGAAATTAGACGGTTACGATTTTTCAGGTTCTTTGATTATTGATGAAAAGAAAAACCGCGTTATTGGCGTCCACCACCTTACCGATGCCAGCGGTACCACCTGGCTAGATCCTGAACTGAAAGAAGTTCAAAAAAAGATTGATGATTTGTTACCCGGTACGATCAATCGCCTTTCTTTTCCACGCGGCGGTGCGTCGACCTATGTTGTCATTTCTGCGTTCTCTGATACCCAGCCAATCAGCTATTTACTCTACAAGCGAGATACCGGCAAGCTATCGGGAATAGGTAAATCCCGCCCCGACATTGATGCTAAAGAGATGTCCAAACAAATGTTTGTGCATTATTCAGCAAAAGATGGCTTGTCAATTCCTGCCTATCTAACTTTGCCAGTAGGGCATGACAAAAAAAATCTGCCACTCATTGTGCTCGTTCATGGCGGCCCCTATGTTCGCGGCAGCCAATGGGGCTGGGATCCTGAAGTGCAATTCCTCGCGTCGCGGGGTTACGCCGTACTGCAGCCGGAATTCCGTGGCAGCAAGGGTTTTGGTACTCAACATCTTGAGGCTGGTTTCAAGCAATGGGGCTTAAAGATGCAAGAAGATATCGCCGATGGCGCCCGCTGGGCAATCGCTAATGGTTATGCTGATTCCAAGCGTATTTGCATTGCCGGCGCTAGCTATGGCGGATATGCAACGCTGATGGGGCTCGCCAAAAATCCTGAATTATTTCGCTGTGGTTTCGAGTGGGTCGGCGTCACAGATATCAATCTAATGTTCGAGTCAAGCTGGGAAAACGACATGTCGGAAGAATGGCAAAAATATGGCATGCCAGTAATGATCGGCGACAAAGTCAATGACGCAGCACAGTTAAGAGCGACCTCACCGGTCAATATCGCGGGTCAGATCAAACAACCCTTACTGATGGCTTATGGCGGGGCAGACCGACGAGTGCCGATTAAACACGGAAAAAATTTCCGCGATGCAATTGCCTCGACCAACACGCAAGTTGAATGGATACAGTACAGCGATGAAGGTCACGGCTGGCAGCTTGTTAAAAATCGTGTTGATTTCTGGAGTCATGTAGAAAAATTTTTAGAAAAAAATCTAGCGCCGGAATAA
- a CDS encoding HlyD family secretion protein, producing the protein MSYQEQISQSQPLFRLEVTASHSQQWLGAIRLARPISAWLIAGVALIVTMILIAFITLGNVTKKARVTGITLPIGGSISISAPNAGLLVNSHVIEGQTVSAGQILFELSTERQGDKGEITALVAQQLATRRQTLEAEQRLRTAQAIEKKQALVQRLNNLTTEASQLEQEIVLTQRRHSLAQDSVTKFQTLQNNGYVSAAQTQQKQEDMIDVDTHLSTLRRNKLQLEANQLAMQAELNAQANSLATDQAQLQRAVASLQQEIAENNNRKTNLITASQAGTITTLTSQIGQTINAGQVLATLIPSSSKLAKTTDTLGTTKTTYTAPLEVHLYAPSRTAGFVAKGQQVLIRYQAYPYQKFGLQKGTVTDISDTPFAPNELPPNLASTILSNAQQNIQGFNSNEALYRIKVRLEKQTIDAYGQVQNLKSGMTLEADILQDKRKIWEWIAEPVLAVTNRGN; encoded by the coding sequence ATGTCGTACCAAGAACAAATATCACAGAGTCAACCCTTGTTCCGTCTGGAAGTAACAGCAAGTCACAGTCAACAATGGCTAGGCGCTATCCGTTTGGCACGACCGATTTCGGCTTGGCTGATTGCTGGTGTTGCTTTGATCGTCACGATGATTCTCATCGCCTTTATCACATTGGGTAACGTCACCAAAAAAGCCCGCGTCACAGGCATCACCCTGCCGATTGGCGGCAGTATCAGCATCAGCGCGCCCAACGCAGGTTTATTAGTCAACAGTCACGTCATAGAAGGGCAAACTGTTAGTGCAGGTCAAATACTGTTCGAGCTTTCTACTGAACGCCAGGGAGATAAAGGCGAAATCACCGCTTTGGTTGCCCAACAACTCGCCACCCGTCGGCAGACATTGGAAGCGGAACAAAGACTGCGCACAGCCCAAGCGATAGAAAAGAAACAGGCTTTAGTTCAAAGGTTGAATAACCTTACGACCGAAGCCAGTCAACTAGAACAAGAAATTGTCCTCACCCAACGTCGCCATAGCCTGGCCCAAGACAGTGTCACTAAATTCCAAACGCTGCAAAATAATGGCTATGTATCGGCGGCTCAGACCCAGCAAAAACAAGAAGACATGATTGATGTCGATACTCATTTGTCAACCCTACGTCGCAATAAGTTGCAGCTAGAGGCTAATCAACTTGCTATGCAAGCAGAGCTGAATGCTCAGGCTAATAGCTTAGCAACTGACCAGGCACAACTACAAAGAGCGGTCGCTAGCCTGCAACAAGAAATCGCAGAAAATAACAATCGTAAAACGAATCTGATCACCGCCAGCCAAGCAGGCACCATCACCACACTGACCAGTCAAATAGGCCAAACCATTAACGCAGGACAGGTATTGGCAACATTAATACCCTCATCCTCCAAGTTAGCGAAGACAACAGACACACTAGGCACAACAAAGACGACTTATACAGCGCCGCTAGAAGTTCATCTCTACGCACCCAGCCGCACCGCAGGCTTCGTCGCCAAAGGACAGCAAGTCTTGATCCGCTATCAAGCCTACCCTTATCAAAAATTTGGACTGCAAAAAGGCACCGTTACCGACATTAGCGACACTCCATTCGCACCAAATGAATTACCCCCTAATTTAGCCAGTACGATTTTGAGTAACGCCCAGCAGAATATTCAAGGCTTCAACAGTAATGAAGCCTTGTACAGAATCAAAGTCAGACTAGAAAAACAAACAATAGATGCCTACGGACAAGTGCAAAATCTAAAGTCAGGTATGACCCTAGAGGCAGACATATTGCAGGACAAACGCAAGATTTGGGAATGGATTGCAGAGCCAGTGCTGGCAGTGACTAATCGAGGGAATTGA
- the scpB gene encoding SMC-Scp complex subunit ScpB — protein MNTAEAKRVLETALLCAHEPLTVNTMRKLFQDSDESSEIVGADTIKSMLEDLRVDWSDKGIELVGLSTGWRFQSRPEMRAYIDRLNPEKPPKYSRATLETLAIIAYRQPVTRGDIEEIRGVTVASQMIKTLEDRGWIEAIGHRDVPGRPGLFATTKQFLDDLGLSSLDQLPPLQQVKKDDVSDVSAPELDALGTGMFAEQELSALAGIEITEVVSVGAKAHEIENEVSSAGDASDLEEVKSLAEVAVADTALTSKPENEISNIDSDFAQGSDVAVETSNHELASETKPDAASSIPPPSLN, from the coding sequence ATGAATACTGCTGAGGCCAAGCGAGTCCTCGAAACCGCATTGCTATGTGCGCATGAGCCGCTTACCGTCAATACGATGAGGAAGCTGTTTCAGGATAGTGATGAATCAAGCGAAATTGTTGGTGCCGACACCATTAAATCCATGCTGGAAGATTTGCGTGTTGATTGGTCCGATAAGGGTATTGAGTTAGTCGGATTGTCGACCGGATGGCGCTTCCAAAGCCGTCCAGAAATGCGTGCTTATATCGACAGGTTGAATCCTGAAAAGCCGCCAAAATATTCACGGGCCACCTTGGAAACGCTTGCCATTATTGCGTACAGACAGCCAGTTACTCGCGGAGATATTGAGGAAATACGCGGTGTCACGGTTGCTTCTCAGATGATTAAAACTTTAGAGGATCGTGGTTGGATTGAAGCTATTGGCCACCGCGATGTTCCTGGACGACCGGGTTTGTTTGCGACTACCAAGCAATTTTTGGATGATTTGGGTTTATCTTCCTTGGATCAACTGCCTCCTTTGCAGCAAGTAAAAAAAGATGATGTATCTGATGTGAGTGCGCCGGAATTGGATGCCCTCGGAACCGGTATGTTTGCAGAGCAAGAGTTATCTGCTTTGGCTGGTATTGAAATAACTGAGGTTGTTTCTGTGGGGGCAAAGGCTCACGAGATTGAAAATGAAGTTAGCAGCGCTGGCGATGCTAGTGATCTAGAGGAAGTAAAAAGTCTGGCTGAAGTCGCCGTAGCTGATACTGCGCTGACATCCAAGCCAGAAAATGAAATAAGTAATATTGACAGCGACTTTGCTCAAGGCTCAGATGTGGCGGTTGAAACATCGAATCATGAGCTGGCATCAGAAACTAAACCAGATGCTGCGTCATCGATCCCGCCCCCAAGCCTAAATTAA
- a CDS encoding cysteine peptidase family C39 domain-containing protein produces MKSLLQTESSECGLACLAMVASHYGYHTDLADLRRQFSISLKGATLAQLMRHASAMQLSTCWRALNIDQINAVIRTEY; encoded by the coding sequence ATGAAATCCCTCCTCCAAACAGAATCGAGCGAATGCGGTTTAGCTTGCTTAGCCATGGTCGCAAGCCATTACGGCTACCACACTGATCTCGCAGATTTACGTCGTCAATTCTCGATCAGTCTTAAAGGAGCGACGTTAGCTCAATTGATGCGCCATGCGTCGGCAATGCAATTGTCCACATGTTGGCGCGCACTCAATATTGACCAGATAAACGCAGTTATACGCACTGAATATTGA